Proteins encoded in a region of the Chryseobacterium piperi genome:
- the istA gene encoding IS21 family transposase translates to MIPEQIDHGIPEQIDHQKKVRKRVLNNLAKKYQMANKRIDMLNIKQLLRLYTQGVSKLRISKQLGISRNTAKKYISLFHEHQLTYDELIELSDEDLDDLFETPPTDIRDKANIKKQLESLFPYISKELKRVGVTRYLLWEEYIDKYPSGYQYSRFCHHYREWCKKVNPSMHIEHKAGDKLFVDYTGKKLHIINKETGEQQEVEVFVSILGASGMTFVEATRTQGKEDFLGSLTKTLHYYGGVPAAIVTDNLRTAVKKSHKYEPVITDSLLDFASHYSTTILPTRTYHPKDKALVENAVRIVYTRIFAPLRKDHFFSLEALNKAIENLLEGYNEAPMKRKKYSRADVFREVERHALSPLPAMMYQLKHSARATVHKTSHVYLSKDQHYYSVPFSYIGKKVNIIFSKNTVEIYYDQRRIAFHNRILAKYQYTTVKEHMPSSYQFMTEWNPSRFISWGRSVGEYCEQYIIKILEKKQHPEQSYKTCLGILSLSKKIGNIRLDNACKRALGYEKYSLAMIKSILERGLDNLTDDDAFFEEKKLPKHKNIRGGKYYQ, encoded by the coding sequence TTGATTCCTGAGCAAATTGACCATGGTATTCCTGAGCAAATTGACCACCAAAAAAAAGTCAGAAAACGTGTCTTGAATAACTTAGCCAAAAAATACCAAATGGCTAACAAAAGAATAGACATGTTGAACATTAAACAATTATTACGATTATACACCCAGGGGGTAAGTAAATTGCGGATAAGCAAACAACTGGGTATCTCACGCAATACTGCTAAAAAGTATATCAGCCTGTTCCATGAACACCAGCTTACATATGACGAGCTGATAGAGCTGAGTGATGAAGATTTAGATGATTTATTCGAGACTCCGCCAACCGATATAAGGGATAAGGCCAATATTAAAAAACAACTTGAATCGTTGTTTCCTTACATATCCAAAGAACTAAAACGTGTTGGGGTCACCCGTTATCTGCTATGGGAAGAATACATAGATAAATACCCTTCAGGCTACCAATATTCCCGCTTTTGCCATCATTACCGGGAATGGTGTAAAAAGGTGAACCCTTCCATGCATATTGAACATAAGGCTGGGGATAAACTTTTTGTGGATTATACAGGAAAAAAACTTCACATTATTAATAAAGAAACAGGAGAACAACAGGAAGTTGAGGTCTTCGTATCCATACTTGGAGCCAGTGGCATGACCTTCGTAGAAGCTACAAGAACCCAGGGGAAAGAAGATTTTCTTGGAAGTCTTACCAAAACCCTGCATTATTATGGAGGAGTTCCCGCAGCTATTGTTACCGATAACCTGCGTACAGCCGTAAAAAAGAGCCATAAGTACGAACCTGTCATCACTGATTCTCTTCTGGATTTTGCTTCCCACTATAGCACTACAATACTTCCTACGCGTACCTATCATCCCAAGGATAAGGCTTTGGTTGAAAATGCGGTACGCATTGTGTATACCCGCATTTTTGCTCCATTGCGTAAAGATCACTTCTTTAGCCTGGAAGCATTGAACAAAGCTATAGAAAACCTGCTGGAAGGATATAATGAAGCTCCCATGAAAAGAAAGAAGTATTCCAGGGCTGATGTTTTCCGTGAGGTTGAAAGACATGCATTATCCCCACTACCAGCTATGATGTACCAGCTCAAGCATTCTGCACGTGCTACCGTTCATAAGACCAGCCATGTATATTTAAGTAAAGACCAGCATTATTACAGTGTTCCGTTCAGCTATATTGGTAAAAAAGTAAACATTATTTTTAGTAAAAATACAGTCGAGATTTACTATGACCAGCGCAGAATAGCATTCCATAACAGAATCCTGGCTAAATATCAGTATACGACTGTAAAAGAACATATGCCTTCATCTTATCAGTTTATGACTGAATGGAATCCCTCCCGGTTTATCTCTTGGGGAAGGTCTGTCGGGGAATATTGTGAGCAGTACATCATCAAAATCCTGGAAAAGAAACAGCATCCTGAGCAGTCCTATAAAACCTGCCTGGGAATCCTTTCATTATCAAAAAAGATCGGCAACATAAGACTTGACAATGCCTGTAAAAGAGCGTTGGGATATGAAAAATACAGCCTTGCCATGATTAAAAGTATTCTGGAAAGAGGGCTGGATAATCTAACCGATGACGATGCATTTTTTGAAGAAAAGAAACTGCCTAAACACAAAAACATAAGGGGCGGAAAATACTATCAGTAA
- a CDS encoding MarR family winged helix-turn-helix transcriptional regulator: MNVINESGILAISTRLQRLSEQLRKDGAFIYKAFDIDFEPKWFPVIFTLHHREVLSVVEIANEIGYTHPSTISLLKELEKQKMIVSKKDKQDERKRLIMLAPKGIELIEKMKPVWELITRVLGEIADNENHLLKAIDEAEEKLANQSFLQRALQLKNEK; the protein is encoded by the coding sequence ATGAATGTTATCAACGAATCAGGTATTCTGGCTATATCAACAAGATTACAAAGACTGAGCGAACAGCTGCGGAAAGATGGAGCATTCATCTATAAAGCATTTGATATTGATTTTGAACCCAAATGGTTTCCCGTTATTTTTACTTTACATCATAGAGAAGTACTCAGTGTTGTAGAAATTGCGAATGAAATAGGGTACACCCATCCTTCGACAATCAGTTTACTGAAAGAACTTGAAAAGCAGAAAATGATTGTTTCGAAGAAAGACAAACAGGATGAACGGAAGCGTTTAATTATGCTTGCTCCCAAAGGCATTGAGCTGATAGAGAAAATGAAACCGGTATGGGAGCTTATTACAAGAGTACTGGGTGAAATTGCCGATAATGAGAATCATTTGCTCAAAGCCATTGATGAAGCAGAAGAAAAGCTGGCTAATCAGTCTTTTTTACAGCGTGCATTACAGTTGAAGAATGAAAAATAA
- a CDS encoding GNAT family N-acetyltransferase — translation MKLEIKPLDNSYSEQVIDLVLNIQQKEFNIPITIEDQPDLLQIESFYIEGGGNFWGAFIDNELVGTIALVKFDERSAAIRKMFVKKEFRGKEFQIAQILLEILISYCRENGIDEIMLGTISVLGAAIRFYERNQFQKIDKEKLPSRFPLMSADNVFYMLNLKEIS, via the coding sequence ATGAAATTAGAGATTAAACCTTTAGACAATTCATACTCAGAACAAGTCATCGATTTGGTTCTGAATATTCAGCAGAAAGAATTTAATATTCCTATTACAATTGAAGACCAGCCGGATCTGTTACAAATCGAAAGTTTTTATATAGAAGGAGGTGGAAACTTCTGGGGAGCATTCATCGATAATGAACTGGTTGGAACGATAGCATTAGTTAAATTTGATGAGAGGAGTGCTGCTATCCGGAAAATGTTTGTCAAAAAAGAATTCAGAGGAAAAGAGTTTCAAATTGCGCAGATTTTACTGGAGATTTTAATTTCTTATTGCAGAGAAAATGGTATTGATGAAATTATGTTAGGGACCATTTCAGTATTAGGAGCCGCTATTCGTTTTTATGAGCGGAATCAATTCCAAAAAATAGATAAGGAAAAGCTTCCTTCCAGGTTCCCTCTGATGAGTGCCGATAATGTTTTTTATATGCTTAATCTAAAAGAGATCTCATGA
- a CDS encoding CPBP family intramembrane glutamic endopeptidase, protein MNLVNEIKKINWKKIVLFYGVIMVATYFSRKVPNILNIIIKQFTDLKFSWNFNHAIAILIVSFLFYKYSKVKQEFSVFGNNTFKSILFPVILLLGYTIYGIENDYGFNEHLWALIFCLVTLVYDMMEEYTWRGYLVESLGKINLIIKSVISGFFWAFWHLLIFKDFEQYGGFGVFIIFCVVFSLILTFSVSKTKAFIVPATIHALLIKTNIVTLVCFVIFLVILLTWDRKISKEL, encoded by the coding sequence ATGAATTTAGTGAATGAAATAAAGAAAATAAACTGGAAAAAGATTGTATTGTTCTATGGGGTTATTATGGTTGCGACGTATTTTTCGAGGAAGGTTCCCAATATTTTAAATATAATTATAAAGCAATTTACAGATCTGAAGTTTTCCTGGAACTTTAATCATGCAATTGCCATTCTGATTGTTTCATTTCTATTTTATAAGTATAGCAAAGTAAAACAGGAGTTTTCTGTTTTCGGTAATAATACATTCAAAAGTATTCTGTTTCCGGTGATATTACTTTTAGGCTATACCATTTATGGAATTGAAAACGACTATGGATTTAATGAACATCTTTGGGCGCTTATTTTCTGTCTGGTGACATTGGTTTATGATATGATGGAAGAATATACATGGAGAGGGTACTTAGTAGAAAGCCTAGGAAAAATAAATCTCATTATAAAATCTGTAATCTCCGGCTTTTTCTGGGCATTTTGGCATTTGTTGATCTTTAAGGATTTTGAACAGTATGGTGGTTTTGGTGTATTTATTATCTTCTGTGTAGTCTTTTCTTTGATACTCACATTTTCAGTTTCTAAAACAAAAGCATTTATTGTCCCGGCTACCATACATGCTTTGCTGATTAAAACCAATATTGTAACACTCGTTTGTTTTGTTATCTTTTTAGTGATTCTGCTTACCTGGGACAGAAAAATAAGTAAGGAATTATAA
- a CDS encoding TolC family protein: MKSLLNIIKGITFSVFILAAISSCMARKEYERPKNVVDEKLFRTDMLPSDSANIANISWKDIFTDPILQGHISKALENNLDIRIALQSIVSAEAYLKQSKAAYEPTVSIGPNYTFQTQSINTQFGQIFGQRRYINQFDITASIGWEADIWGKLKAQEKAQLATYLGTVAAHKAVKSSLVASVASAYYQLLTFDSQKKIIQETIDVREKNLETTRALKESGTVTEVAVQQSEALVFNAKSLLIDIDTQIQSLENTMSLLMGEPSHTIERSTLEDQHLPKDIKLGYPAQLLANRPDVMQAEYGLMNAFELTRSAKAQFYPTLKLTGSGGVQSVDIDHLFSVNSLFATVVGGLAQPILNRRQIKTNYDVSLANQETAYLNFRKTVLTAGKEVSDAIRVFSIQDSFIDLKKKELDAYKKSVDFSQELVNYGLANYLEVLNASVNSLNAELNISNAEYNKMKAGVDLYQALGGGWK, encoded by the coding sequence ATGAAAAGTTTATTAAACATCATAAAAGGAATAACTTTTTCAGTTTTCATACTGGCTGCCATTTCATCTTGTATGGCAAGAAAAGAATATGAAAGACCGAAAAATGTTGTTGACGAAAAGCTTTTTCGTACGGATATGCTTCCTTCTGACAGTGCAAACATCGCCAATATCTCGTGGAAAGATATTTTCACAGATCCGATCCTGCAGGGACATATTTCAAAAGCTTTAGAAAACAATTTAGATATCAGAATTGCATTGCAAAGTATTGTATCTGCAGAAGCTTATTTGAAACAAAGTAAAGCGGCTTATGAACCTACGGTCTCGATTGGACCTAATTATACGTTCCAGACTCAGTCTATCAACACCCAGTTTGGTCAGATTTTTGGGCAAAGACGGTATATCAATCAATTTGATATTACAGCGAGTATCGGTTGGGAAGCTGATATCTGGGGTAAGCTAAAAGCACAGGAAAAAGCACAACTGGCTACTTATTTAGGAACTGTAGCAGCGCACAAGGCTGTAAAAAGTAGTCTTGTGGCTTCCGTAGCTTCAGCTTATTATCAGTTGCTGACTTTTGATTCACAAAAGAAAATCATCCAGGAAACTATTGATGTCCGTGAAAAGAACCTGGAAACTACAAGAGCATTAAAAGAATCCGGAACCGTGACGGAAGTAGCAGTTCAACAAAGTGAAGCCCTTGTTTTCAATGCAAAATCTTTATTGATTGACATTGATACTCAAATCCAGTCGTTGGAAAATACCATGAGTTTATTGATGGGAGAGCCTTCGCATACGATTGAAAGATCGACATTAGAAGACCAGCATCTTCCAAAGGATATAAAACTTGGTTATCCTGCTCAATTGTTAGCCAATCGTCCTGACGTTATGCAAGCTGAGTATGGTCTGATGAACGCTTTTGAATTGACAAGATCAGCTAAAGCACAGTTTTATCCTACATTGAAATTAACCGGAAGTGGTGGGGTTCAGTCTGTAGATATTGATCACTTATTTAGCGTTAATTCATTGTTTGCAACTGTGGTAGGTGGTTTAGCACAACCTATTTTAAACAGAAGACAGATTAAAACGAACTATGATGTTAGTCTTGCTAATCAGGAGACGGCTTATTTAAACTTCAGAAAAACGGTGCTTACAGCCGGAAAAGAAGTTTCGGATGCGATCAGGGTTTTTTCTATTCAGGATTCTTTTATCGATTTGAAAAAGAAAGAGCTTGATGCCTACAAAAAATCGGTAGATTTTTCCCAGGAATTGGTTAACTACGGTCTGGCCAACTATCTTGAAGTATTGAATGCGAGTGTGAATTCATTAAATGCTGAATTGAATATCTCCAATGCAGAATACAACAAAATGAAAGCTGGCGTTGACTTATACCAGGCACTCGGAGGAGGCTGGAAATAA
- a CDS encoding efflux RND transporter permease subunit, with the protein MIKNFINRPVLSTVISILIVILGVLGLISLPVTQYPDIAPPTVSVTANYTGANAETVMKSVVVPLEEQINGVEGMDYITSTTGNDGSANIQVFFKQGIDPDIAAVNVQNRVTRATPLLPSEVTRSGVVTQKQQTSALMYMSFYSENKDLDDVYLQNFLNINIIPNLKRINGVGDANVFGGKNYSMRIWLDPAKMASYGVTPNDVTNAINEQSREAAAGSIGQNSGSSFEYIIKYVGKFNDKSQYDNIIIKSLSDGQNLMLKDVAKVELAGQSYTGIGENGNNPSISMGIFQTPGSNAQEIIKNIKTYLKSAEGSFPQGVKYTFNFDTNEFLEASIEKVVSTLIEAFILVFIVVYIFLQDFRSTLIPAIAVPVSIVGAFFFLNLFGYSLNLLTLFALVLAIGIVVDDAIVVVEAVHAKMEHGISDAKKATVEAMDEITGAIISITLVMASVFIPVTFITGPTGVFYQQFGITLIVAIIISAVNALTLSPVLCSLFLKPHSEHHKEYKNLNFLQKFFYKFNIAFRTTTERYGRGFVFLLRHKWVTLIIFVITGGILFWASSTMKKGFVPTEDRGIIFTDVQLPPGASMERTYNALKTLQANAMKIPGVQNVTISTGRGFLSGNGSNNGLAFIKLKPFDERKKDNLTSEDITKQLFGISGKVPDAKIVFFQPPSVPGFGNSAGFEMVLLDKSGGEYAALDDKTNEFIGKLMQRPEIQFAQTSFNTKYPQYQMSINVPLAKQLGVSVSDILSTMQGYIGGIYTADFTKYGKQFRVMVQALPDARKSIDNLNELYVKTGSGVMSPISQFVSLEKAYGPQSVSRYNLFTSVKITGGNSEGYSSGDAITAVQQVAEETLNQNYDVEFTGLTREELNSGSQTVLIFGLSLIFVYFILSAQYESYILPLIVVISLPLGVMGAYFGQKIMGLENNIYFQIALIMLVGLLAKNAILIVEFAVQRRHHGETIVMSAINAAKARLRPILMTSFAFIFGLLPLVLASGIGAVGNRSIATGAAIGLLIGTILGLFVIPVLYVIFETLQEKIKPLKKEDINLAE; encoded by the coding sequence ATGATAAAGAATTTTATTAACAGACCGGTTTTATCTACCGTAATATCTATATTAATAGTTATTCTCGGTGTTTTAGGACTTATTTCATTACCTGTTACCCAGTATCCGGATATTGCCCCACCTACGGTAAGTGTGACGGCCAATTATACCGGAGCAAATGCTGAGACGGTGATGAAAAGTGTAGTAGTTCCATTGGAAGAGCAGATCAATGGGGTGGAAGGAATGGATTATATTACTTCTACAACCGGAAATGATGGTTCTGCCAATATTCAGGTATTTTTTAAACAAGGTATTGATCCGGATATTGCTGCGGTGAACGTACAGAACCGTGTGACAAGAGCTACACCGTTACTTCCCAGTGAAGTAACCCGTTCGGGGGTTGTTACTCAGAAACAGCAGACAAGTGCCTTGATGTACATGTCTTTTTATTCTGAAAATAAGGACCTTGATGATGTTTATCTTCAAAACTTCCTGAACATCAACATTATTCCTAATCTTAAAAGGATTAATGGTGTTGGGGATGCTAACGTTTTCGGGGGTAAAAACTATTCGATGAGAATCTGGCTGGATCCGGCTAAAATGGCGTCTTACGGGGTTACTCCTAACGATGTTACCAATGCTATTAATGAACAGAGTAGAGAAGCTGCGGCAGGATCTATCGGACAGAATAGTGGTAGTTCTTTTGAATATATTATTAAATATGTAGGAAAATTCAACGATAAATCTCAGTATGACAATATCATCATTAAGTCTCTTTCTGACGGACAGAATTTAATGTTGAAAGATGTAGCTAAAGTAGAACTGGCTGGTCAGTCATACACAGGAATCGGGGAGAACGGAAACAATCCTTCCATCAGTATGGGGATCTTCCAGACACCGGGTTCCAATGCTCAGGAGATTATTAAAAATATTAAAACTTATCTGAAATCGGCAGAAGGAAGCTTCCCTCAGGGAGTGAAGTATACATTTAACTTTGATACGAATGAATTCCTTGAAGCTTCTATTGAAAAAGTAGTTAGTACTTTGATCGAAGCTTTTATTCTCGTATTTATTGTAGTATATATTTTCTTACAGGATTTCAGATCTACTTTGATTCCGGCTATTGCAGTTCCGGTATCTATTGTAGGGGCGTTTTTCTTCCTGAATCTGTTTGGGTACTCACTCAACCTTTTAACGTTATTTGCATTAGTACTGGCTATTGGTATTGTGGTGGATGATGCGATTGTCGTCGTCGAGGCTGTTCATGCCAAGATGGAGCATGGTATTTCCGATGCTAAAAAAGCAACGGTAGAGGCAATGGATGAGATTACGGGAGCAATTATTTCAATTACTTTGGTAATGGCGTCGGTATTTATTCCGGTGACATTTATTACAGGGCCAACCGGTGTATTTTACCAGCAGTTTGGGATCACGCTTATTGTAGCGATCATTATCTCGGCGGTGAATGCATTAACGTTAAGTCCGGTTTTATGTTCACTATTCCTTAAACCTCATTCTGAACATCATAAAGAATATAAGAACCTGAACTTTCTTCAGAAGTTTTTCTATAAGTTTAATATTGCTTTCAGAACAACAACGGAACGTTATGGAAGAGGATTCGTTTTCTTATTAAGACATAAATGGGTTACTTTGATCATTTTTGTGATTACCGGAGGAATTTTATTCTGGGCGAGCAGCACAATGAAAAAAGGTTTTGTACCGACTGAAGACCGTGGTATTATCTTTACCGATGTACAGCTTCCTCCTGGAGCTTCTATGGAAAGAACATATAATGCTTTGAAAACCCTTCAGGCTAATGCTATGAAAATTCCGGGCGTACAAAATGTAACCATATCTACCGGAAGAGGATTCTTATCAGGAAACGGAAGTAATAACGGTCTTGCCTTTATCAAATTAAAACCTTTTGATGAACGGAAAAAAGATAATTTAACCTCTGAAGATATTACCAAGCAATTATTCGGTATTTCCGGAAAAGTACCGGATGCCAAGATTGTGTTCTTCCAGCCGCCAAGTGTACCTGGTTTTGGTAACAGTGCCGGATTTGAGATGGTTCTATTGGATAAATCGGGAGGAGAGTATGCTGCTTTGGATGATAAAACCAATGAGTTCATCGGTAAATTGATGCAGAGACCTGAAATTCAATTTGCTCAAACTTCATTCAATACGAAGTATCCTCAATACCAAATGAGTATTAATGTTCCATTGGCTAAGCAGCTTGGAGTTTCAGTAAGTGATATCCTGAGCACTATGCAAGGTTATATTGGAGGAATTTATACCGCTGACTTTACGAAATACGGGAAGCAGTTCAGAGTAATGGTTCAGGCTCTGCCGGATGCCAGAAAAAGTATTGATAATCTGAACGAGCTTTATGTGAAGACCGGTTCGGGAGTGATGTCACCTATTTCACAATTTGTAAGCCTTGAAAAGGCATACGGACCACAATCGGTAAGCCGTTATAACCTATTTACATCAGTGAAAATTACAGGAGGAAATTCTGAAGGATACAGTTCCGGAGATGCGATTACTGCGGTACAGCAGGTAGCAGAGGAAACGCTAAATCAGAATTATGATGTTGAGTTTACCGGATTAACACGAGAGGAATTGAATTCAGGATCTCAAACGGTCTTGATCTTCGGATTGAGTTTGATCTTTGTCTACTTCATCCTTTCTGCTCAGTATGAAAGTTATATTCTTCCTTTAATTGTTGTCATCTCACTTCCTTTAGGGGTGATGGGAGCCTACTTCGGACAAAAGATTATGGGATTGGAAAATAATATTTATTTCCAGATTGCCCTGATCATGCTCGTCGGCCTTTTGGCAAAAAATGCCATTCTGATTGTAGAATTTGCCGTCCAGAGAAGGCATCATGGGGAAACTATTGTCATGTCGGCGATCAATGCTGCAAAAGCAAGGTTAAGACCGATCCTGATGACCTCATTTGCTTTCATCTTCGGATTATTGCCATTGGTTTTAGCAAGCGGAATTGGAGCAGTAGGTAACAGATCCATTGCAACAGGAGCAGCTATAGGGTTATTGATAGGAACCATATTAGGACTTTTTGTAATCCCTGTATTGTATGTGATTTTTGAAACACTGCAGGAGAAAATCAAACCTCTTAAAAAAGAAGACATCAATTTAGCTGAATAA
- a CDS encoding efflux RND transporter periplasmic adaptor subunit, with translation MTNKLIILSVAALSLTACKKDAPKQDGAKPYPVIKVEEKNIVGYQTFPASIQGRVNNDVRAKIQGYITQLLVDEGQYVTKGQPLFRLETNILTENAAAAKAGIGAAESTIAAAQAAVNAAQVEVNKLKPLVAKNIISNIQLQTAHANLAQAQAQLQQAIAAKRQATANYKGVEANIEYSIIRAPISGVIGKLPLKVGSLVGPTDQVPLTTISDTSSVFAYFSMNEKEYFDFLEKSEGATMPEKIKNLPMVELQLANGSLYPEKGRVEAITGQIDPTTGTIQFRVAFSNAHKLLSNGNSGTIRLPKAYDNVLVVPESATYEQQGIVYVYKVEKDTAKNVVVKVIERIDNMALLKSGVTKGETIVAAGIGGLKSGTPVKPKPIKMDSLVQSIKPQF, from the coding sequence ATGACAAATAAACTAATCATACTTTCTGTAGCAGCTCTGTCACTGACAGCCTGCAAGAAAGATGCTCCGAAACAGGATGGTGCAAAACCTTATCCTGTAATCAAGGTAGAAGAGAAAAATATTGTAGGATACCAAACATTTCCTGCCAGCATACAAGGTCGTGTGAATAATGATGTACGAGCAAAAATTCAGGGATATATTACCCAGCTTTTAGTGGATGAAGGGCAATACGTTACCAAAGGACAACCGTTGTTCCGTTTGGAGACTAATATACTTACTGAAAATGCTGCTGCGGCAAAAGCCGGAATTGGCGCCGCTGAATCTACTATTGCTGCTGCACAGGCTGCAGTAAATGCTGCACAGGTAGAAGTGAACAAGTTAAAGCCTTTGGTCGCAAAAAATATCATCAGTAATATTCAGCTTCAGACTGCACATGCTAATCTGGCTCAGGCACAGGCACAGTTGCAGCAGGCAATCGCTGCTAAAAGACAAGCAACAGCTAATTATAAAGGTGTTGAAGCCAATATTGAGTATTCTATTATTCGTGCTCCGATTTCCGGAGTTATCGGAAAACTTCCTTTAAAGGTCGGAAGTTTAGTGGGACCAACAGATCAGGTACCATTAACAACTATTTCCGATACATCATCAGTTTTCGCTTATTTTTCAATGAATGAAAAAGAATATTTTGATTTCCTTGAAAAATCGGAAGGAGCAACCATGCCGGAAAAGATTAAGAATCTTCCAATGGTTGAGCTACAGCTGGCTAACGGGAGTTTATATCCTGAGAAAGGAAGAGTAGAAGCGATTACCGGACAGATAGACCCGACAACAGGAACGATTCAGTTCAGAGTAGCCTTCTCAAATGCCCACAAATTATTAAGTAACGGAAATAGCGGTACGATCAGATTGCCAAAAGCTTATGATAATGTTTTGGTAGTTCCTGAAAGTGCCACTTACGAACAGCAGGGAATTGTTTACGTATATAAAGTAGAAAAAGATACTGCGAAAAATGTTGTAGTGAAGGTGATTGAAAGAATTGATAATATGGCTCTGTTAAAATCAGGGGTAACTAAAGGTGAGACCATTGTTGCAGCAGGAATCGGAGGGTTAAAATCAGGAACTCCTGTGAAACCTAAACCTATAAAGATGGATAGTCTCGTTCAATCTATAAAACCGCAATTCTAA
- a CDS encoding GNAT family N-acetyltransferase codes for MTQEIKLRKAEIEDKNIIWEILQQAIERRRKDGSSQWQDGYPNQDTVESDIAKGFGYVLTVDGEVAIYAALIFNDEPAYSTIEGEWLSDGEFLVIHRVAVFEKFAGQGLVKKLFDHIEDFTKTNGVQSIKVDTNYDNIAMLKILEKQGYSYCGEVVLAGGVRKAFEKIII; via the coding sequence ATGACTCAGGAAATTAAACTCAGGAAAGCAGAAATAGAAGACAAGAATATCATCTGGGAAATCTTACAACAAGCCATTGAAAGAAGAAGAAAAGATGGGAGCAGTCAATGGCAGGACGGATACCCTAATCAAGATACAGTAGAAAGCGATATTGCGAAAGGTTTTGGTTATGTGCTTACGGTAGATGGTGAAGTTGCCATCTATGCCGCTTTAATATTTAATGATGAGCCTGCTTATAGTACTATTGAAGGGGAATGGCTTAGTGATGGGGAATTCCTGGTGATCCATAGAGTGGCCGTATTTGAAAAATTTGCAGGACAGGGGTTGGTGAAAAAACTGTTTGATCATATTGAAGATTTTACAAAAACCAATGGTGTTCAAAGTATAAAAGTGGACACTAACTACGATAATATTGCGATGTTAAAAATTCTTGAAAAACAAGGATATTCTTATTGTGGTGAAGTTGTTTTAGCAGGCGGTGTAAGAAAAGCATTTGAGAAGATTATAATTTGA
- a CDS encoding DUF2007 domain-containing protein — MERNTRVSVFESDNPSEIQLIKSKLDDAQITNCVENNYLTFTTTPTATSLKVMVNLEDEKKAFEVIDTYIQQNANQ, encoded by the coding sequence ATGGAAAGAAATACGCGAGTATCAGTTTTTGAAAGTGATAATCCTTCAGAAATTCAATTGATCAAATCTAAATTAGACGATGCCCAAATTACCAATTGTGTTGAAAATAATTACTTAACCTTTACGACGACGCCAACGGCCACATCTCTGAAGGTTATGGTAAATTTGGAAGACGAAAAAAAAGCATTCGAAGTTATTGATACTTATATTCAACAGAATGCCAACCAATAA